In Choloepus didactylus isolate mChoDid1 chromosome 6, mChoDid1.pri, whole genome shotgun sequence, one DNA window encodes the following:
- the LOC119536349 gene encoding LOW QUALITY PROTEIN: PTB domain-containing engulfment adapter protein 1-like (The sequence of the model RefSeq protein was modified relative to this genomic sequence to represent the inferred CDS: inserted 2 bases in 1 codon), translated as MNRAFSRKKDKTWMHTPEALSKHYIPYNAKFLGSTEVEQPKGTEVVRDAVRKLKFARHIKKSEGQKIPKVELQISIYGVKILEPKTKEVQHNCQLHRISFCADDKTDKRIFTFICKDSESNKHLCYVFDSEKCAEETTLTIGQAFDLAYRKFLESGGKDVETRKQIAGLQKRIQDLETENMELKNKVQDLENQLRTTQVSTSPAGSVTPKSPSTDIFDMIPFSPISPQSSTPTRNGTQPPPVPSRSTEIKRDLFGAEPFDPFNCGAGDFPPDIQSKLDEMQXRGSKWD; from the exons ATGAACCGTGCTTTTAGCAGGAAGAAAGACAAAACATGGATGCATACACCTGAAGCTTTATCAAAACATTACATTCCCTATAATGCAA AGTTTCTTGGTAGTACAGAAGTGGAGCAGCCCAAAGGAACAGAAGTCGTGAGAGATGCtgtaaggaaactgaagtttgCAAGACATATCAAGAAATCTGAAGGCCAGAAAATTCCTAAAGTTGAGTTGCAAATATCAATTTATGGAGTAAAAATTCTAGAACCCAAAACAAAGGAAGTCCAACACAATTGCCAGCTTCATAGAATATCATTTTGTGCAGATGATAAAACAGACAAGAGGATATTCACTTTCATATGCAAAGATTCTGAGTCAAATAAACATTTGTGCTATGTATTTGACAGTGAAAAGTGTGCTGAAGAAACAACTTTAACAATTGGCCAAGCATTCGACCTGGCATACAGGAAATTTCTAGAATCTGGAGGAAAAGATGTTGAAACAAGAAAGCAGATTGCAGGGTTACAGAAAAGAATCCAAGacttagaaacagaaaatatggaGCTCAAAAACAAAGTACAAGATTTGGAAAACCAATTAAGAACAACTCAAGTATCAACTTCTCCAGCTGGCAGTGTGACACCTAAGTCACCCTCTACTGACATCTttgatatgattccattttctccaaTATCTCCTCAGTCTTCGACACCTACTCGCAATGGCACACAGCCACCTCCAGTACCTAGTAGATCTACTGAGATTAAACGGGACCTGTTTGGAGCAGAACCTTTTGACCCATTTAACTGTGGAGCAGGGGATTTCCCTCCAGATATTCAATCAAAATTAGATGAGATGCA GAGGGGTTCAAAATGGGACTAA